The Flavobacterium sp. IMCC34852 genome contains the following window.
AAGCCGTTTTGGAAATCGCTACCGATAAGGTTGACAGTGAAGTTCCAAGCGAAGTTTCGGGTGTTTTGGCCGAAATTTTATTCCAAGTCAATGATGTGGTAAAAGTAGGCCAAACCATCGCGATTATTGAGACTGAAGGTGGAAGCGTTGCTGCTGCTGCTCCGGTAGCTCAGGAAGTTACTGCACCGGTTGCTGAAGTTGAAAAGACGATAGAAGTTGCAACAACTATTGCTGCACCGGCTGATTTTAAATCGTCTGATAAATTCTTCTCGCCATTGGTAAAAAACATTGCGACTGCGGAAGGTATTTCATTAACTGAATTGGAAAGCATAGCCGGTTCAGGAAAAGACGGACGTGTGACTAAAGAAGATATCTTAAATTATATCAAAACCAGAGGAAGCCAACCTGCTGCTGCAGCTCAAGCAGTTCCGGTTAGTACATCTGCGCCAAAAACCACTGCGCCAATCGCAACACCTGTTTCAGTTAACGGCGGCGACGAGCTTGTGGAAATGGACAGAATGCGCAAGCTAATTTCGGGTTATATGGTCGCTTCGGTACAAACTTCGGCGCATGTACAATCGTTTATTGAAGTGGATGTGACCAATATTGTAAAATGGAGAGATCGCGTTAAAAATGCTTTCGAGAAAAGAGAAGGCGAGAAACTGACATTCACACCAATTTTCATGGAAGCCGTGGCGAAAGCGTTGAAAGACTTCCCAGGAATGAATATTTCAGTAGATGGTGACTTTATTATTAAAAGAAAAAATATCAACTTGGGAATGGCGGCTGCGTTACCCAACGGCAACTTAATTGTGCCGGTAATTAAAAATGCAGACCAATTGAACTTGGTAGGTATGGCGAAAGCCGTAAACGATTTAGGAAACCGTGCGAAAGCCGGAAAACTAAAACCGGACGATACTCAAGGTGGAACTTATACCGTAACGAATGTTGGAACTTTTGGTTCTGTATTCGGAACACCAATTATCAACCAACCGCAAGTGGGAATCTTAGCTTTAGGAGCCATTAGAAAAGTGCCAGCCGTTATTGAAACTCCGGAAGGCGATTTTATTGGTATTCGCCAAAAAATGTTCTTGTCGCACAGTTACGATCACCGAGTTGTAGATGGCGCGCTTGGCGGAAGTTTTGTAAAACGAGTAGCGGAATATTTGGAAGCTTTTGATGTAAACAGAGAATATTAAAAAATAGAAAACCCCGACTAATCCGTCGGGGTTTTTGTTTCTTCTTGTTTGGCTTCCTCTTTTACCACTTCTTTTATCACATCTTTAGTGTCTTCTCTCAAGGTAATGAGTACTTTATCTTTAAAACGGTATTCCCCTTTTTTATAGATTTCTTCATTTGACAATAGTATTTCATAAGTGTAAACACCTTTGGGTAAGTCATAAAAACATTCTTTACTGTCTTTTTGAATGACCAATTCCTTTTTGATTTCATCGCCTTCTTCGGTTTGCCGTGTAATGATTAAAGTTACTTTGTCGGTCATTTTGTTTTTGATGCAAACACTTTCTACAATAGTGCTGTTCGGATTGGTTTTTGAAGAAGAGAAAATGGTGATTAAACCACCTACTAAAATTTCGCCACCTCTTACTATAGCAGTAAGATCCGATTGGGCGTTAGACATTATTGGCATAGCCAAAAAGACAATTAAGACCGATTTAATTTGGAATTTTACTTTACGTTTTTCAAATGGTTTCATGATGAAAGTTGTTTTAGAGATTACGTAAAGCTTTCCATGTCATTTTGAGGTTTTAAATTAAAGAGTAAAGTTGCGGATAGTGATTTCAAATTCCTAAAAGAAACCTGATAATCTTCAAAAGAGAGTGGCTAATTATTAAAAGTTTTATTATTAAAATAACAGACTAAGTCATATAATAAATTGTTAGTTATCACGTTATTAGTATAATTGCTTAAGGCATTTACTTTCTCAAAACACTTTTAACGCTAACCCACTTAACTATGACCACCGGAACCAAAATCAGAACCCTTAGAGAGCAAAAAAAGATTTCCCAAGAAGCATTGGCTTATGCTGTTGGCGTGAGTCAAGTTACTATCGGTAATTGGGAACAAGGCAAAAGTATCAAGCACGAGTACATTAAGAAACTGGCTGATGCATTGGAGATTCCCATTGATTATTTATTCGAAGAAAACCAAAACAATAGTGTTCAAGCTCACCCGAAAATTGATTTTAAAAATGACGGTTTCGAAATCATCATCAAAGCACCCAATCATTTCTTTGAAGACTTGCATAAAAAGATGGATTTACTTATTAATAAATTTGATACGCCAAAATAGTTGTAAATTCAAACAATTATAAATCAACCCATTCCTCTTTCGAATGGGTTTTTTTATGGTAAAATCATAAATCTTTATTAAAATATCGATAAACGGTAACATCAATATTTTATATTTGTGAGCATAAAAATTTAAAATGGAATTAAAACTCAACAGACCCATTTGCTTCTTCGACTTAGAGACCACCGGAATTGATGTCGCTAAAGACCGAATCGTAGAAATTTCGATTTTCAAAGTCTATCCTAACGGAAACAAAGAAAGCAAAACCTGGTTGGTGAATCCTACGATTCCAATTCCACCGCAAGCCACAGCCGTACACGGTATTTCTAATGAAAAAGTAGCCAATGAGCCCACTTTCAAAGAATTGGCAGGTCAAATTCATGCCATGATTAAAGACACCGATTTGGCCGGATTTAATTCGGACCGATTTGACATTCCTTTATTGGCAGAAGAATTGTTGCGTGCCGAGGTCGATTTTGACATGAAAAACCGCGTATCAGTTGATGTGCAAACTATTTTCCACA
Protein-coding sequences here:
- a CDS encoding helix-turn-helix domain-containing protein yields the protein MTTGTKIRTLREQKKISQEALAYAVGVSQVTIGNWEQGKSIKHEYIKKLADALEIPIDYLFEENQNNSVQAHPKIDFKNDGFEIIIKAPNHFFEDLHKKMDLLINKFDTPK
- a CDS encoding dihydrolipoamide acetyltransferase family protein encodes the protein MAKFELKLPKMGESVAEATITNWLKNVGEKIDADEAVLEIATDKVDSEVPSEVSGVLAEILFQVNDVVKVGQTIAIIETEGGSVAAAAPVAQEVTAPVAEVEKTIEVATTIAAPADFKSSDKFFSPLVKNIATAEGISLTELESIAGSGKDGRVTKEDILNYIKTRGSQPAAAAQAVPVSTSAPKTTAPIATPVSVNGGDELVEMDRMRKLISGYMVASVQTSAHVQSFIEVDVTNIVKWRDRVKNAFEKREGEKLTFTPIFMEAVAKALKDFPGMNISVDGDFIIKRKNINLGMAAALPNGNLIVPVIKNADQLNLVGMAKAVNDLGNRAKAGKLKPDDTQGGTYTVTNVGTFGSVFGTPIINQPQVGILALGAIRKVPAVIETPEGDFIGIRQKMFLSHSYDHRVVDGALGGSFVKRVAEYLEAFDVNREY
- a CDS encoding 3'-5' exonuclease, with translation MELKLNRPICFFDLETTGIDVAKDRIVEISIFKVYPNGNKESKTWLVNPTIPIPPQATAVHGISNEKVANEPTFKELAGQIHAMIKDTDLAGFNSDRFDIPLLAEELLRAEVDFDMKNRVSVDVQTIFHKKEERTLSAAYKFYCNGNLENAHSAEADTMATYEILKAQLDRYEDLENDMKVLSEFTTRKKSVDFAGFIALNAEGKEIFTFGKHKGALVDEVLDKEPGYFGWIQNAEFPLYTKKVLTGIKLRKLNTKN